The following proteins are co-located in the Deltaproteobacteria bacterium CG2_30_66_27 genome:
- a CDS encoding antitoxin, Phd family protein, translating into MKLSSQIKPISYLKAHAAEIVRNMGGRGAPLVITQNGEAKVVLQDIESYEQTQETMALLKILALGNRQIEAGNVESAAVVVRRLRERRIHR; encoded by the coding sequence ATGAAATTGTCCAGTCAGATCAAGCCGATCAGCTATCTGAAGGCCCACGCCGCCGAAATCGTACGCAATATGGGCGGTCGGGGGGCGCCGCTCGTTATCACCCAGAACGGTGAGGCCAAGGTTGTCCTGCAGGACATCGAAAGCTACGAGCAAACCCAGGAAACCATGGCTCTTCTTAAGATCCTCGCCCTCGGCAACCGTCAAATCGAGGCAGGCAACGTGGAATCCGCCGCTGTTGTGGTCCGGCGCCTCCGCGAACGGCGGATCCATCGCTGA
- a CDS encoding plasmid stabilization protein, whose amino-acid sequence MPFVVFLTAAAAKDLEELYRYIALHDAPGKADHVLTSIEKVFGSLSGSPERGAYPKELLALGIREYREIFFKPYRVIYRVQGDVVHVLLIADGRRDMQTLLQRRLLDS is encoded by the coding sequence ATGCCCTTCGTCGTCTTCTTGACCGCCGCGGCAGCAAAAGACCTTGAGGAACTCTATCGATACATCGCCCTGCATGATGCACCGGGCAAAGCGGACCACGTGCTTACGAGCATCGAGAAGGTATTTGGCAGCCTGTCCGGATCCCCGGAGCGGGGCGCCTACCCGAAAGAACTGCTGGCTCTCGGAATCCGTGAGTACAGGGAGATATTTTTCAAACCCTACCGCGTGATTTACCGGGTCCAGGGGGACGTCGTACACGTCTTGCTGATCGCCGACGGACGTCGCGACATGCAGACGCTGTTACAGCGAAGACTTCTGGATTCTTGA
- a CDS encoding addiction module toxin, HicA family, whose amino-acid sequence MGRLAGFRYRDVVRRLKALGFEFDRQAAGSHEIWFNGASGLYTAIPNHPGDLPEGTLRAILKQAGIQPDVFLRT is encoded by the coding sequence GTGGGGCGACTCGCCGGGTTCCGATACCGGGATGTCGTCCGGCGGCTGAAGGCGCTCGGGTTCGAATTCGATCGACAGGCAGCGGGAAGCCATGAGATCTGGTTCAACGGCGCATCCGGCCTCTACACCGCCATCCCGAACCATCCAGGCGATCTTCCGGAGGGTACCCTGCGGGCAATCCTCAAGCAGGCAGGGATCCAACCTGACGTATTTCTGAGAACTTAA
- a CDS encoding AAA family ATPase codes for MFNRPVFQTLRSRVKEPRRFLQVLAGPRQVGKTTLVRQAMGAARIPSHYATADEPTLRDRAWIEQQWDLGRLKAKNGEALLVLDEIQKVPGWSTVVKRLWDEDTERGVSLKCVLLGSSPLLVQKGLAESLAGRFEILHATHWSFSEMRDAFGWEVEQYVYFGGYPGAASLIGDRPRWARYIIDSLIETTISRDILLMTRVDKPALLRRLFQLGCDYSGQILSYQKMLGQLQDAGNTTTLAHYLELLAGVGMLKGISKFSGKKVLQRGSSPKFQVLNTALMTAQSQRSLKEAEQDREYWGRLVESAVGAHLQNGTAGMTMELFYWRDRGREVDFVLRSGERVVAIEVKSGRARTEFPGMEAFGKSFRPTRKFLVGGQGIPLEEFLSTPISHWVE; via the coding sequence GTGTTCAACAGGCCCGTTTTCCAGACGTTGCGATCCCGGGTGAAGGAACCGCGACGTTTCTTGCAGGTTTTGGCAGGTCCCCGGCAGGTAGGGAAAACGACGCTTGTTCGCCAGGCGATGGGTGCGGCCCGGATTCCGTCACATTACGCCACTGCGGATGAGCCGACCCTTCGCGATCGCGCATGGATCGAGCAGCAGTGGGATCTCGGACGACTGAAGGCGAAAAACGGGGAAGCCCTCCTGGTCCTCGACGAAATCCAGAAAGTTCCCGGCTGGTCGACGGTCGTCAAGCGGTTGTGGGACGAAGACACGGAAAGAGGCGTCTCTCTCAAATGCGTCCTCCTCGGGTCGTCGCCGCTCCTGGTTCAAAAAGGGTTGGCGGAAAGTTTGGCGGGTAGGTTCGAGATCCTCCATGCCACCCACTGGTCGTTTTCCGAAATGCGCGACGCCTTCGGGTGGGAGGTGGAGCAGTACGTCTATTTCGGCGGATATCCGGGGGCCGCATCCCTGATCGGAGATCGACCGCGTTGGGCGCGGTACATCATCGATTCGCTGATCGAGACGACGATCTCGCGGGACATTCTTCTGATGACCCGGGTGGATAAGCCCGCGCTCCTGCGGCGCCTGTTCCAGCTCGGATGCGATTACTCCGGCCAGATCCTTTCGTATCAGAAAATGCTGGGGCAGTTGCAGGATGCCGGGAACACCACGACACTGGCACACTACCTTGAACTGCTTGCCGGCGTGGGGATGCTGAAGGGGATCTCCAAATTCTCCGGGAAAAAGGTCCTGCAGCGGGGATCGAGTCCCAAGTTTCAGGTATTGAACACGGCCTTGATGACGGCTCAATCGCAACGTTCCCTCAAGGAAGCGGAGCAAGACCGGGAGTACTGGGGACGGCTTGTGGAATCGGCGGTGGGGGCGCATCTGCAGAACGGTACGGCGGGCATGACGATGGAACTTTTCTACTGGCGCGACCGCGGCAGGGAGGTCGATTTCGTCCTGCGGTCCGGGGAACGCGTCGTGGCCATCGAGGTAAAGAGCGGCAGGGCCAGGACGGAATTTCCCGGGATGGAGGCGTTCGGGAAGTCGTTTCGACCCACGCGAAAATTCCTCGTCGGTGGACAGGGAATTCCGCTGGAAGAATTCCTTTCCACTCCGATTTCGCATTGGGTGGAGTGA
- a CDS encoding alpha-ketoacid dehydrogenase subunit beta yields the protein MAGMTLIKAINDALATEMARDPSVCVLGEDVGRGGGVFRATEGLSRRFGPERVIDTPLNEVGIVGMAIGMALNGLRPVAEIEFVDFIYPAFDQIVSELAKMRYRSAGQFTATVVLRAPSGGGIKGGHYHSQSPEAYFIHTAGLVVVMPSTPADAKGLLASAIRGEDPVIFLEPKALYRTVKGEVPEGEHLVPIGKGRIVRPGNDLTLITWGAMAPVAAKAAAAAAGEGVDVEVIDPRTLWPLDIAMIEESVKRTGRAVVLHEAPRTCGFGAEIAALIQERCFLHMKAPVARVTGFDTPFPYALEKSYLPDPERTLRAIRASMAF from the coding sequence ATGGCCGGGATGACGCTGATCAAGGCGATCAACGACGCGCTCGCGACCGAGATGGCGCGGGACCCGTCGGTCTGCGTCCTCGGGGAGGACGTCGGTCGCGGCGGGGGAGTGTTCCGGGCGACGGAGGGGCTCTCCCGGCGATTCGGGCCGGAGCGGGTGATCGATACGCCGCTGAACGAGGTCGGGATCGTCGGCATGGCGATCGGGATGGCGCTGAACGGTCTTCGTCCGGTCGCCGAGATCGAATTCGTCGACTTCATCTACCCGGCCTTCGACCAGATCGTCTCGGAGCTGGCCAAGATGCGGTACCGCTCCGCGGGGCAGTTCACGGCGACGGTGGTCCTTCGCGCCCCTTCGGGGGGAGGCATCAAGGGAGGCCACTACCATTCGCAGAGCCCGGAGGCGTACTTCATCCACACGGCGGGGCTCGTCGTGGTGATGCCGTCGACGCCGGCGGACGCCAAGGGGCTTCTCGCCTCCGCGATCCGCGGGGAAGACCCGGTGATCTTCCTCGAGCCGAAGGCGCTCTACCGGACCGTGAAGGGGGAGGTGCCGGAGGGGGAGCACCTCGTGCCGATCGGGAAGGGACGGATCGTCCGGCCCGGGAACGACCTGACGTTGATCACGTGGGGCGCGATGGCGCCGGTCGCCGCGAAGGCGGCCGCCGCGGCCGCCGGGGAAGGGGTCGACGTCGAGGTCATCGACCCGCGCACCCTGTGGCCGCTGGACATCGCGATGATCGAGGAGTCCGTGAAGCGGACTGGGCGGGCCGTGGTCCTGCACGAGGCGCCCCGGACGTGCGGCTTCGGCGCGGAGATCGCCGCGCTCATCCAGGAACGGTGCTTCCTGCATATGAAGGCGCCCGTCGCGCGCGTGACCGGGTTCGACACCCCGTTCCCCTACGCCCTTGAAAAATCTTACCTGCCGGACCCGGAGAGGACGCTGCGCGCGATCCGCGCGTCGATGGCGTTCTGA
- a CDS encoding branched-chain amino acid ABC transporter permease: MQSYVHVILAGLSSGMFIWLVASGLTLIFGVLGVLNFAHGSFYMLGAYCSFTVLKYLGAGFWTGLLLGPLAVCVAGFVVERFFLRHVYRLALPYQLLLTFAFVLIFDNLVKIVWGGGALSPPSLSFLGGSVPILGRNFPVYNLFIIAVGPAVALLLWALLEKTWYGRIVRASSSDREMAASLGVRVPALFTGVFVFGTWLGALGGGLAVPYVGLLTPGMGETIIIEAFIVAVIGGLGSLKGAFVGALVIGVLSAFGTRFFPAFDMALTFILMGGVLLWRPQGLFGATQ; the protein is encoded by the coding sequence ATGCAGTCGTACGTTCACGTGATCCTCGCGGGACTGTCCAGCGGGATGTTCATCTGGCTCGTGGCCAGCGGGCTGACGCTGATCTTCGGCGTCCTCGGGGTGCTGAACTTCGCCCACGGCAGTTTCTACATGCTGGGGGCGTACTGCTCCTTCACCGTCCTCAAGTACCTCGGGGCGGGGTTCTGGACGGGGCTCCTCCTGGGTCCCCTGGCGGTCTGCGTGGCCGGGTTCGTGGTGGAGCGGTTCTTCCTTCGCCACGTCTACCGGCTCGCGCTGCCGTACCAGCTTCTGCTCACGTTCGCGTTCGTCCTGATCTTCGACAACCTGGTGAAGATCGTCTGGGGAGGGGGGGCGCTCTCGCCCCCCTCCCTGTCCTTCCTCGGAGGGTCGGTCCCGATCCTGGGACGGAACTTCCCGGTCTATAACCTGTTCATCATCGCCGTGGGGCCCGCGGTGGCGCTCCTCCTGTGGGCCCTGCTGGAGAAGACGTGGTACGGGCGGATCGTCCGGGCGTCCTCCTCGGACCGCGAAATGGCGGCGAGCCTGGGCGTCCGGGTCCCGGCCCTCTTCACCGGCGTCTTCGTTTTCGGCACCTGGCTCGGGGCCCTGGGCGGGGGGCTGGCGGTCCCCTACGTGGGGCTGCTGACCCCCGGCATGGGGGAGACGATCATCATCGAGGCGTTCATCGTCGCCGTGATCGGGGGGCTGGGGAGCCTGAAGGGGGCGTTCGTCGGGGCCCTGGTGATCGGCGTCCTGTCCGCCTTCGGGACCCGGTTCTTTCCCGCCTTCGACATGGCCCTCACCTTCATCCTGATGGGGGGAGTCCTGCTGTGGCGGCCGCAGGGACTCTTCGGCGCGACGCAGTGA